Proteins encoded in a region of the Zea mays cultivar B73 chromosome 2, Zm-B73-REFERENCE-NAM-5.0, whole genome shotgun sequence genome:
- the LOC100381536 gene encoding uncharacterized protein LOC100381536 isoform 2 (isoform 2 is encoded by transcript variant 2) yields the protein MEFATGAMGTLLPKLGMLLQEELHLKNNVKEGIKSLTAELESMQAALVKVSDVPLDQLDPNVKIWANEVRGLSYDIEDRLDSFKVRMEGLDSTKRKTIMGFIQQTRGLVTKFKIRHVIFDDIKDFGSQVKEVKERYDRYKVHDVVANPIATTVDPRLLAMYNKVSDLVGIDEEAKELMNNLFEDGDEPAKKIKTVSVVGFGGLGKTTLVKAVYDKVKKEFDCSAFVSIGQKCDLKKVFKDVLYDLDKQNHENIIASEMDEKQLIDKLQEFLADKRYLVVIDDIWDISTWKLIRCALVESNPGSRIIITTRICEVAKKSG from the exons ATGGAGTTTGCTACGGGTGCCATGGGTACCCTCCTCCCCAAGCTGGGCATGCTGCTGCAGGAAGAACTCCACCTGAAGAATAATGTGAAGGAGGGGATCAAGAGCCTCACTGCCGAGCTTGAGAGCATGCAAGCTGCACTTGTGAAGGTGTCTGACGTGCCATTAGACCAGCTTGACCCAAACGTCAAGATTTGGGCTAATGAAGTCAGGGGGCTGTCCTATGATATTGAGGACAGACTCGACTCCTTCAAGGTGCGCATGGAGGGTCTTGATTCAACCAAGCGCAAAACCATCATGGGATTCATCCAACAAACCCGTGGCTTGGTCACCAAGTTCAAGATTCGCCATGTAATATTTGATGACATTAAAGACTTCGGGAGCCAAGTAAAGGAGGTGAAGGAGCGGTATGACAGGTACAAGGTGCATGATGTTGTAGCTAATCCTATCGCAACCACAGTTGACCCTCGTCTCTTGGCTATGTATAACAAGGTTTCCGACCTTGTTGGCATTGACGAAGAAGCTAAGGAGCTAATGAATAATTTGTTTGAAGATGGTGACGAGCCAGCGAAAAAGATCAAGACAGTCTCTGTTGTTGGATTTGGAGGACTCGGCAAGACTACTCTTGTTAAAGCAGTCTATGACAAGGTTAAGAAGGAGTTTGATTGCAGTGCTTTTGTATCAATAGGTCAGAAATGTGATCTCAAGAAAGTTTTCAAGGACGTTCTTTATGATCTTGACAAGCAAAATCATGAAAATATCATTGCATCAGAAATGGATGAAAAACAACTCATTGATAAGCTACAGGAATTCCTTGCAGACAAGAG GTACTTGGTTGTTATTGATGACATATGGGATATATCAACATGGAAGCTGATTAGATGTGCTTTGGTGGAAAGTAACCCTGGAAGTAGAATAATCATAACTACTCGCATTTGTGAAGTTGCCAAAAAG TCGGGATGA
- the LOC100381536 gene encoding uncharacterized protein LOC100381536 isoform 1 (isoform 1 is encoded by transcript variant 1), with amino-acid sequence MEFATGAMGTLLPKLGMLLQEELHLKNNVKEGIKSLTAELESMQAALVKVSDVPLDQLDPNVKIWANEVRGLSYDIEDRLDSFKVRMEGLDSTKRKTIMGFIQQTRGLVTKFKIRHVIFDDIKDFGSQVKEVKERYDRYKVHDVVANPIATTVDPRLLAMYNKVSDLVGIDEEAKELMNNLFEDGDEPAKKIKTVSVVGFGGLGKTTLVKAVYDKVKKEFDCSAFVSIGQKCDLKKVFKDVLYDLDKQNHENIIASEMDEKQLIDKLQEFLADKRYLVVIDDIWDISTWKLIRCALVESNPGSRIIITTRICEVAKKVGGVYNKKPLSLDDSKTLFYTRVFAGESMSLDNISGEVCNKILRKCGGVPLSIITIASLLVGKQREDWSKVYDYIGFGHEDNEVIGNMRKILAFSYYNLPPYLKTCLLHLSIFPEDHKIEKNSLIWRWIAEGFVIGREELGLFEVGESYFNELINRSMIRWIELSSRSKIRDGCGIHDMVLDLIRTLSGEVNLVTVSDVEQQCTTSSSYSPVRSISARRLAFHKKRSIEHNPGTEIGQVRSFNAFNCSGSRMPRLLSFRVLRVLALENCNFSAGNCCLGNIGKLHQLRYLGLVETSIRDDLLPGETGRLKFLQTLDVRRSGIKILPASVGELRKLMCLRATEGTRMMAEIGKLASLEELEVHSVDKSPNFATGLGQLTKVRVLEIHFDEMDESTEKALMESLRNLRKIQSLQIWSKKERTIDLGGLLEDWTPTPSNLRQLMLRGIHLPRRPSWIDPSCVPLLSYLSLTVQAVQVQDLEILGRLPLLSYLYIWSEGINCLSYTATSRDEFQNLRYLDTNLEIMCGQQGALPMVEKLTCRASMGKYVAFARSSMPFDDGSVVNPAAVAEAELPVILPLDIGWPVNMPCLRGITYLLDYQDCSAKEWAHVETLLMHVRKIHPNCPPFRIKKNCRDKEITMIDAIIYLEDVKDVFKDNPSKYSEFLDLLQDYRRDSRDDGDGSDHVTRTNGEEEDDTHEA; translated from the exons ATGGAGTTTGCTACGGGTGCCATGGGTACCCTCCTCCCCAAGCTGGGCATGCTGCTGCAGGAAGAACTCCACCTGAAGAATAATGTGAAGGAGGGGATCAAGAGCCTCACTGCCGAGCTTGAGAGCATGCAAGCTGCACTTGTGAAGGTGTCTGACGTGCCATTAGACCAGCTTGACCCAAACGTCAAGATTTGGGCTAATGAAGTCAGGGGGCTGTCCTATGATATTGAGGACAGACTCGACTCCTTCAAGGTGCGCATGGAGGGTCTTGATTCAACCAAGCGCAAAACCATCATGGGATTCATCCAACAAACCCGTGGCTTGGTCACCAAGTTCAAGATTCGCCATGTAATATTTGATGACATTAAAGACTTCGGGAGCCAAGTAAAGGAGGTGAAGGAGCGGTATGACAGGTACAAGGTGCATGATGTTGTAGCTAATCCTATCGCAACCACAGTTGACCCTCGTCTCTTGGCTATGTATAACAAGGTTTCCGACCTTGTTGGCATTGACGAAGAAGCTAAGGAGCTAATGAATAATTTGTTTGAAGATGGTGACGAGCCAGCGAAAAAGATCAAGACAGTCTCTGTTGTTGGATTTGGAGGACTCGGCAAGACTACTCTTGTTAAAGCAGTCTATGACAAGGTTAAGAAGGAGTTTGATTGCAGTGCTTTTGTATCAATAGGTCAGAAATGTGATCTCAAGAAAGTTTTCAAGGACGTTCTTTATGATCTTGACAAGCAAAATCATGAAAATATCATTGCATCAGAAATGGATGAAAAACAACTCATTGATAAGCTACAGGAATTCCTTGCAGACAAGAG GTACTTGGTTGTTATTGATGACATATGGGATATATCAACATGGAAGCTGATTAGATGTGCTTTGGTGGAAAGTAACCCTGGAAGTAGAATAATCATAACTACTCGCATTTGTGAAGTTGCCAAAAAGGTTGGTGGTGTTTACAACAAGAAACCACTCTCTCTTGATGACTCCAAGACATTATTCTATACTAGAGTATTTGCTGGTGAAAGCATGAGTCTTGATAACATATCTGGTGAAGTGTGCAACAAAATCCTAAGAAAATGTGGTGGTGTGCCATTGTCCATCATTACGATAGCTAGTCTGCTTGTTGGTAAACAGAGGGAGGACTGGTCTAAGGTGTATGATTATATTGGTTTTGGGCATGAAGATAACGAGGTTATTGGGAACATGAGAAAGATATTAGCTTTCAGCTATTACAATCTACCTCCTTATCTAAAGACATGCTTATTGCACCTAAGCATATTTCCAGAAGATCACAAGATTGAGAAAAATTCATTGATATGGAGGTGGATAGCTGAAGGTTTTGTTATTGGCAGAGAAGAACTAGGGTTATTTGAGGTTGGAGAGAGCTATTTCAATGAGCTCATAAATAGAAGCATGATCCGGTGGATAGAGCTCTCTAGTAGAAGCAAGATTCGAGATGGTTGTGGTATTCATGATATGGTGCTTGATCTTATCCGCACTTTGTCAGGTGAAGTAAACTTGGTCACGGTATCAGATGTGGAGCAGCAGTGTACCACATCATCATCATATTCACCAGTCAGAAGCATTAGCGCTCGAAGATTAGCCTTCCACAAAAAAAGAAGCATTGAACACAACCCTGGCACAGAAATAGGACAGGTGAGATCATTCAATGCTTTCAACTGCTCTGGTAGTAGGATGCCCCGACTTTTAAGCTTCAGGGTCTTACGTGTACTAGCTCTGGAGAACTGTAATTTCTCAGCAGGAAACTGTTGCCTTGGAAATATTGGCAAATTGCATCAGCTGAGGTACCTAGGGCTAGTGGAGACATCCATTCGTGACGACTTGCTGCCTGGAGAAACAGGACGCCTCAAGTTTCTGCAGACACTAGATGTAAGACGAAGTGGCATAAAAATATTGCCAGCGTCTGTTGGTGAGCTAAGGAAACTGATGTGCCTGCGTGCTACCGAGGGCACAAGGATGATGGCCGAGATTGGGAAGCTGGCGTCACTGGAAGAGCTTGAGGTACACTCTGTGGACAAGTCGCCAAACTTCGCCACGGGGCTGGGGCAGCTAACCAAGGTGAGGGTGCTTGAGATCCATTTCGACGAAATGGACGAGAGCACAGAGAAGGCTCTCATGGAGTCCCTGCGCAACCTGCGGAAAATCCAGAGTCTGCAGATATGGTCCAAGAAGGAGAGGACAATTGACCTTGGCGGCTTGTTGGAAGACTGGACGCCAACCCCTTCAAATCTCCGTCAACTGATGCTGCGTGGCATCCATTTGCCCAGGCGTCCGTCATGGATTGATCCCTCATGTGTCCCGCTCCTCTCGTACTTGTCGCTCACGGTCCAGGCCGTGCAAGTGCAGGATCTAGAAATCCTCGGGAGGCTGCCGTTGCTCAGCTACCTCTACATCTGGAGTGAGGGCATCAACTGCTTATCCTATACTGCTACCAGCAGAGACGAGTTTCAGAATCTGAGATATCTGGACACAAACCTGGAGATCATGTGTGGACAGCAGGGAGCACTGCCTATGGTTGAGAAGTTGACATGCCGTGCCAGCATGGGGAAGTATGTTGCCTTCGCCAGGAGCAGCATGCCTTTCGACGATGGCAGCGTGGTGaatcctgctgctgttgctgaggcAGAATTGCCAGTAATTCTACCTTTGGACATTGGCTGGCCCGTGAACATGCCTTGCCTCCGGGGCATCACCTATTTGCTGGACTACCAGGACTGCAGTGCCAAGGAGTGGGCTCATGTGGAGACATTGCTCATGCACGTGAGAAAAATCCACCCCAACTGTCCACCCTTCCGAATCAAAAAGAACTGCAGAGACAAGGAGATTACTATGATCGACGCAATCATCTACCTTGAAGATGTCAAGGATGTGTTCAAGGACAACCCCTCCAAATACTCGGAGTTTCTTGATCTCTTGCAAGATTATAGGAGAGACAG TCGGGATGACGGCGATGGATCTGATCATGTTACCCGCACAAATGGCGAAGAAGAG GACGATACTCATGAAGCGTAA